The DNA region CTTTCGGCGGATTGCGTATGCTTTTATTCACATTTAAGATACTTGATGATTGAATAAAAATACCATAATAACAGCGACATGCCAGACATAAGACATATCGCTGTTTTTTTCTGCTGTAATCTGCTCGATTATATAATTCGAGTGAATATTTAAAGATATCACATGTGTTTTTCGATTTACAATAAAAAACGATCACGTAATAAATATAAACCCAAAAAACCCAAAAAGCGAAAAGGCAGTCACACCAGAATGTGACTGCCTTTCTGTTATAGCACACCATATAGGGATAAAGCTATTCTTAAAAACCTTGCACTAAAATGTATCACTGACCCTCATGGAAGAAATAAGGCAGAGCATCATAGATGTAATGTCTTACATAGCCCCACCAGTGGGTATTGTTGGGCGCTTCAAGGAAGTAAAGATTACCCTTTGAGAAGTCACTTGTGTAAGTAAATACATCGGTATTCTTTTTAAGCTCGTTTATCATCGGAACCATGTTTTCATATGCGATATCCTTGGTACCGGTTGCTGCAAGAACAAAGTACTCATTTTTCTTAAATCCGGAATTTCTTGCCGAACTCAAAACTTTTCCTGCACCGTCCCAGCAGTGACCTGACAGGGGCATGAAGTATGCAATGATATCAAGGTTGTTATTGAAGTTTGCCCATGTTGAACCGCCGCCCATTGAGAATCCGCCGTATGCACGGTGATATCTGGAGGCTTTCAGGCTACTGATGCTGGTATTGCCGTTAGCGTAGGTGGAATACTTGCCTTCAACATACGGTATGATGCTCCTGCGCATTTCGTCCCATACTCCATCAGCGCTGGAAGCCTTATTAAAGGTAGGAGTTACAACGATCATCGGTTCGATATCACCGTTTGCGATCATATTGTCCAGCATAAGGTCGATCTCGATGGAAGTATCGTTGAAGCAGGTATTCTCATTTTCTCCACCACCGTGCATCAGATAGAAGACATTGTACTTCTTCGATTTGTCATAGCCATAGGGCAGATACACGTTCATAACATTGTTTCCGTTGATGCCGTTATAGTATTCCTTGACAACGGTACCGTGCTTTGAGGGCTGTTTGAAGTAGCTGCTCGGAGCTTCTTTGTACTGGAGATTTGAGTTGTATTTGTAAGGTTCTTTTTCGGGTTTTAACTCAGGGAATTCTGTGATCTTGCCTAAAAGATATGACTCAAGGTAAGATACATCATTTTTGTCGATAGTACCGCTCTGATCGATATCTGCATTCTTCTTGGAAGTATCGTTTACAAATCCCTTGGAAATACCTCTCTTGAGTTCAACAAGATCCATAACTGTGATCTCGCCATCGAGGTCAATGTCGCCTCTTGCAGGACCCTTTGCAATAACTACATTTGACTTTGGTCCGTCGATCTTTGTTCCTGCGGGAGCGGCAATAACTTCATCTATAAAGAAATCGCAGGTCTCCTCAGTAGTCTCAGCTATGAGAACAAGATTTTCAGCACCCGAAGGTATAGTATATTTAGCGTTGTAGAGCTGAACATACTCACCGCGGTTTGCATAAGTCTGAGCTATCTTGTCATACTTTGTCTCACCGTTCAGGTCGTACTGCAATGTGAGTTTGAATTCTGTAGGATCTGAACCCTGTATATTTGTAAAGCAGGCACTGAATGCGTAACTCTTGCCGGGCACGAATGTACTTGTGCTCAGTGTTTTCATTCCGCCGTGCCATGCAGAGGTTCTTCCCGAAAGGCTCAGTGACCTGGTACCCTTATACTTTGTATCGGAACTTGTCTCGGCTGTACAGCCGCCTCTAGCTGACCAGTCATCTGTACCGTTTTCAAAAGTATCGTGGAACAGATAGGTGCTTGAAACTGTCTGTGCAGTTGAGGTGCCTGATGCGGTAATCTTTGTTCCTGCAGGTGCTACGATAACTTCATCTAAATAGAAATCACAGGTGTCTTCAGTAGTCTCTGCCACAAGTACAAGGTTTGTAGCTCCCGAGGGGATAGTATATGCGGAGTTGTAGAGCTGAACATATTTGCCGCGGTTGCCTGTAGCCTGAGCTATCTTTGCATAATTAGTCTCACCGTTCAGATCGTACTGCAATGTTAGTTTATATTCGGTAGTGTCAGAACCATCAAGATTTGTAAAGCAGGCACTGAATGCGTAGCTCTTTCCTGGTATAAATGTACTTGTACTCAGGGATCTCTGTCCGCCGTTCCATGTAGATGTTCTTCCGGAGAAACTGAGTGACTTAGAACCGCTAAGTTTTGAATTCGAGCTGACAGAAGCTGTACAGCTTCCTCTTGCAGACCATTTATCTGTTCCGCTTTCAAAAGTATCATGTATCCAGTAGCCATCAGCATCGGGTTCAACAATCGAAGGCGCATTCCACTCTGCACGCTCGTAGTCAAAATAGTCTACATCTACATAACCGCCTGTGGATTTTGTAGCATAGCTGTAAATAGCATTTCTGTAACCTGTGAAAAGTTTCAGGTCATAGGTCATACCAACCTGTGTGCCGATCTTTTTCCAGTTAGCGCCATCGAGAGAGTAGTAGAAGTTTACCTTATCGATATTATTTGATACATTGTAGTTGCTGTCAACGGTATTAAACTGGAAATCAGTCTTGAGGTATACTGTGTTACTGCTGAGAGATACTTCTTCCTGGATCTTGTCCGAACTGTTCATTACATCGCTGTTGCCGTTATAATTGCCGTTTGTAGCCATGTAGATCTTCTTTTCACCGCTGTCGGTAACACGTACACCGACATTTCCGTAATTATACTGGAAAGCGGAAAGACCTGCATAGTCTCCCGGCTTCATGTGAGAAACATCCATCTTTATGACACCTGAGCATGACGGACCTTCTGTCCTCATGGTCAGGGTATTTCTGGCATGGATAATGCTCTTTGCTGTGTATCCGTTTTTAAGGCGGAGCCAGCCCGGTCTTTCGGTAACAGACCAGTAATTATTATCGGGATTATGGTTCCACTGCCATTCAAGTTTAAGCTTGTTGGAGCTGTAACTGAACTCATCATCTTTAGCAAGCTGTGTACCTGTATGATTTCCCGACATATCAAGTACCACGGGAGCCTTTCCGTTAACACCCATCATAGGCCAGTTGTTCTGCCATGTAACAGGTACAAGAACAGGTATACGTCCTACTGCACCGTGATCCTGGAAGAGAAGACCGTACCAGTTTCCGTCGGGAGTATCAACTATGCCGCCCTGAGCTACGCCAGAGCCGTAAGTTCCCAGACCAGAATTGAGTACAGTCTTGCCTTCAAATGAACCGGTCAAGCTCTTGCTTCTATAGCAAAGCTCTGTTCTTCCGCTGCCGTTTGGCCATGCTATCAGGAAGACATAATAGTAACCGTTAATCTTCTGGATGTGTGAACCTTCACCCGCTAGTCCAGAAAGACCAGTTTTGATTATGGTGCGTTCCTGAGCGCCGTATGCAAAACCTGTCATCTGGGAATTGAGTTCCTTGATCTTGATCTCTCCGCCGCCGCCATAAACGAGATAGTTCCTTCCGTCATCATCGAAAAGTATCGAAGCATCGTGGTACATTCCGCTTATCTCGCTCTTTGTCCAGTTGCCGCTTTCGATATTGTTAGTCTTGTATATGTAGGATTTATTCGTGCCGTAGCTTCCAAAAAATACATAGAATGTTCCCTTGTTATACCTGAGACTCGCCGCCCATGAACCGTGAGCGTAATCGTGCTGACCGTTTGAGAGGGTCTGTTTAGCACCGTCAGCCATGGTATCATATACATAAGAGCATATCTCCCATGAAACAAGGTCTTTCGATTTCATTACAGGAACGCCAGGCGTGAAGAACATTGTGGTACTTACCATGTAGTAAGTATCTCCTACTCTGATGATATCAGGGTCAGGAACATCTGCCCATATCACGGGGTTTGCTACCTGTCCCGCTTCAAGAGCGGTTGCTGTCACAGCCGGTATCGCTCCACCTGCAGCTGCAAAGCAAGAAGCTGCCAGTGCCGCTGATGACAGTACTGACAATAATCTTTTGGTGATCGTCTTCGATCTTGACATAACGTCTTCCTCCAATCTGTATTGGTCTCCCATATTTCATATTATACAGAAGTGTCCTTCTGTTCGTAAAGTGCATTCCTTGTGCACTCTATCGATTTGATTAAGGTATGGCTGCGTGATATGCCGAATGAATATCCGTTTTCAACATAAAGATATGCTGATAATATAACTCAGGTATCTTTAGGAATTTGTCATGTATACTAATCAGACAACACTCAATATATAAGACTTTTTATTAAGCGCGTAAATATTAACGAGTAATGGCGCTTTTTCAAGCCGATATATCAGTTTTAGTATTTACGCCATGACATTAAAATACAATAATATTCTTATATCCAGACTAATATTTTTATATTCGTTTTTTCTGAAACAGACATTGTCAATTATATTATCGGAGCTTATCCAATTGCCGAATAGTCCATATAATTTTGTCATTTTCTCCTAAACACAGCCATTATACATATTATTTTCGTATACGCTATTGTTATTGTTAAAAATTATAGCACAGACATCATTTGTTGTCAAGTGTTATTTTTTATTATATTTGTAGATTAATTTTTTGATATGCATTTGTGATATCTGGGTTTCAATTTATGATATATTATTCCAGATTTTGTCAATAATATCTGTACGTAACATTTTTACTATTATTAACCTTTGGCACATCACCTGATTAACATATTCTATAATACTAAGTTGTCACCTCAGCTTAACTGCCGCATTAAGCATTCTAAATCAAGAAAAAAAATATTGGATCTACAGCATTCGCAACTTTTGACTGGAATATTTTTAAATCAGCAATATTAAATATTTAATTTTTTGTGGAAACTATTGCAATTTGCCCCGAAACGTGATATATTATAGTATGGAGTTTACATGGTATGATTTGTCTGTAGATTAATTAAATTATTTCGATTAAGATAATTTAAGCATCTCAGACACAAGTGCTCTGAAGGGATGAATGAAAATGAAGATGAGAAAGAAAGTATTAAAAACAGTGTCAGCAGTAGTAGCGGCTATCATAGCTGCCTCGGCTGTTGTACCTTCTGCCGTAACTTATCCTGTTACAGCAGCAGGCGGAAACGTTCAGATCTACGAATTTGAAAACGGCAAAACATCCGGCGGAAAGATATTTTCCAACGGAACTGAGGGTCTTAAACGCGGAGGAGACTGGAGCGATGCTACCGACCTATCGAATTTCTCGGGAAAAGGTTTCTCCTATCTCGACCAGAAAGGTACTACTGTCAGCGTTGAAGTCAACGCACCCGAAAAAGGTCTTTATCAGCTGACTTTCTGCTACTGTCAGCCGAGCGACAGAAACAGAAAAGTACAGTATCTCAACGTAAACGGTGTTAATCAGGGAGAACTGACTTTTCCGTACAACGAATCTTTCGGAGAAGTTTCGGGCGGAATCGTTCTGCTGAACAAGGGAAAGAATACCATCGAGCTAGAAGGATACTGGGGCTATACTTATTTTGACTATTTAAAGGTAGAACCTGCTCCAGAACATATCGCAAACCTTTCACCGACAACCGAACTTTCAAATCCTAATGCTTCGGATTCCACAAAGCGTCTCTACAGCTATCTGCGTGACCAGTATGGCAAACATATAATCGCAGGTCAGCAGGAGTACTGCGGTTCTCACAACTATAATTCATGGAACAGTCCCGATGTATTTATAAAGGACAACGAAGCAGAATTTGAGTATATCCTCGACAAGACAGGTAAACAGCCAGCGATACGCGGTATCGATCTGCTTGCATACAGCACCTCCTCCACATGGAGAGATGATGCTCCCGAGCGTGCTATCGAGTGGACAAACAAGTATCACGGCATCGTAACTATGACATGGCACTGGAACGTTCCCTGCGAAAAAGGCAGCAGCGATATTGCGTTCTATGTTAAATCCGCAAGTGATAAATATACAACTTTCAGCATAACAAAAGCCCTTGAGGAAGGTACATGGGAAAATGAAGTTCTCATGGCTGATATAAAGCTTATCGCAGGAGAACTTAAAAAGCTGAAAGATGCCGATGTTCCTGTTCTGTGGAGACCTCTCCACGAAGCCGAGGGTGCTTGGTTCTGGTGGGGTGCAGAGGGTGCAGAACCCTGCAAGAAGCTCTACCGTCTGCTTTATGATCAGCTTACAAATGTATACGGTCTGGATAACCTTATCTGGATATGGACAGGTTCAACTTCACCTGCTGCATCGGAATGGTATCCTGGTGATGATGTAGTTGATATCGTTGGCTGCGACAAGTACAACGCCAAAGACGGTCTGCCTAATCTCAGCGCTATCTCCGCAACATTCTACAGCCTTGTCCAGAGTACCGATGGTCAAAAGATGGTAACTATGTCTGAAAATGACTCTATACCTTCTATCGAAAATCTTGTGAATGAAAAGGCTCACTGGCTCTATTTCTGCCCCTGGTATATGAACTACCTTACAAGTGAACAAAACAATCCTGTAGATAATCTCATCGACGTTTATACAAGTGAATATTGTATAACTCTCGATGAGCTTCCCAATCTGAAAACTTATCCTATAGCAGAAAGCACGACTGCAAAGGCTAAAGCGCTTTACGGTGATGCAAACTGTGACGGAGAAGTTGATATATCCGATGCTGTGCTTGTAAAGCAGTATCTTGCTGCTCCTAAAAAGTATACTATATCAGCACAGGGTCTGAAAAATGCCGATGTCAATAACAGCGATGATGGTCTGACCGAACTTGATGCCATTGATATACAGAAGTACACGGCAGGTATCATCAAATCATTCAACGTCTGATAATCAATAACAATATCTGCGAAGAAAGCCCCATACTTTTACCGTAAATCAGGAAAAGCTCTTCTTTTATGATAGTGCTGTTGATTCAGAATATAAAATCTTTTGAGGAGGAGAATATCATGAAGTTAAGAAACAGGCTGCTGGCAGCAGCAGCAAGTGCGTCTCTCGTGCTGAGTCAGGCGGCATACTTTGCCCCTGCTGTTCATGCAGCTGATGAGCTCAAGGATGCACTTGCCAATTCTTCAAGCGTCAAGTACGACTTCGCAAGAGCATTGCAGTACTCTATGTACTTCTACGATGCAAATATGTGCGGTGATGACGTTGAAGGAAACAACCGCTTTGAATGGAGAGGAAATTGTCATACCTATGATTCAAAAGTTCCGCTCCACCCAATCGAGGACTGGGAAGGTGTAAACCTGACCGAATCACAGATCAAGAAGTACAAGAGTCTTCTTGACCCCGACGGTGACGGCTATGTTGATGTAGCAGGCGGTTACCACGATGCAGGTGACCACGTTAAATTCGGTATGCCCGAGAACTATGCCGCTTCAACAGTTGGCTGGGGTTATTACGAATTCCGTGATTCTTACATCAAGATCGGTGAACAGGATCACATCGAGACCATACTTCGTCATTTCAACGACTACCTTATGAAGTGTACTTTCCTTGACAAGAACGGTGATGTCGTTCTTCACTGCTATCAGGTAGGTGATGGTGATCTGGATCACAGTTTCTGGAATTCACCCGAGATGGACGAAATGGCAAGATCTGCATTCTTCCTGACACCCGAGAAGCCTCAGACTGACTATGCAGCATCTGCTGCAGCTTCGCTGGCTATCAACTATCTGAACTTCAAGGACACTGACAAGACCTATGCTCAGAAGAGCCTTAAATACGCAAAGGCACTCTTCAAGTTCGCTATGGATAATCCTAAGGATCTTTCCGATAACGGCGACGGTCCTAAGGGCTATTACAGATCCGGCAAATGGGAAGACGATTACTGCTGGGCTGCTGCTTGGCTATACAAGATAACCGGCGATCATATGTATCTCGAAGAGATCTACCCCAACTATGACTTCTATGCAGCACCCTGCTATGTACACTGCTGGAACGACGTATGGGGCGGAGTACAGTGCGTACTCGGTGAGATATGCAGAGATACTCCTTACACCAAGGGCGAATACGTTTATCCCGATTTCATTGAGGAATTCAAAAAAGCTGCAAACAAGAGCCCCTATGAGCAGATGAACTGCTGGGAGTCTGTTGAGAAGGCTATAAATAATTATATGACAGGCGGCGTAGGTAAAGTAACACCTCAGGGTTACTGGTGGCTGGATACATGGGGCAGTGCACGTTACAACACTGCTGCACAGCTGGAAGCACTGGTATACACCAAGTACAACGGTGATAAGCCCAATAAGTACAGTGACTGGGCTAAGAGCCAGATGGAATACATCATGGGCAACAATGATATCACCTATCTTGAGCGTATCGAGGAAAACAATGCAGCTGAGAAGAACGGTGAGCCTAAGCCATGGAGCGATGACGAACTTCACGGAAGCAGAAGCTTCATCGTAGGCTTCAACGAGAATTCTGTACAGTATCCTCACCACAGAGCAAGTTCAGGTCTTACCAAGTGTGAAGATCCCGATCCCCAGAGATATGTACTCTTTGGCGCACTTGCAGGTGGTCCCGACAATCAGGATCGTCACAATGATATAACCAAAGACTGGATCTACAACGAAGTTACTATCGACTACAACGCAGCTTTCGTAGGCGCAAGCGCAGGTCTTTACAAGTACTACGGTACTTCTCAGATGGCTCCTACCAAGAACTTCCCTCCCAAGCCTACATTCTCGGGCTCCAACGGCGGTTCGACCAGCAATGAGTGTTGGGTAACAGCCTGCGGTATCGATGATCTCCATTCTGACGGCGCAGGCGTTACCAAGGTTTCCCTTTATGTAATGACTGCTTCCACCAAGAAGGTTGAAGATCTTACAGTACGTTACTACTTCAGCACAAAGGGTATGAAAGACCCCAACAATATCAAGGTTTCCGAGCTTTACGATCAGGCTGCTGTAGAAGCCGCTCCCGCTAACGGTACAATCAGCGGTCCTTACAAGTACGACAAGATGAACGATATGTACTATGCCGAGATCAAGTGGGACGATTACAACATCGCAAACTCAGGCAAGAAGTATCAGTTCACTGTTGGTCTTTACTACGGTGACAATTGGGATCCTACCGATGACCCAAGCTACAAGGATCTCAAGATCTATGAGGTAGATGATGCATTCTTCGCAACAGGTACAGAAGTCAAGACAGAGAATATCTGCGTATACAGCGGAGATAAGCTTGTTGGCGGTATTGAGCCTGACGGTTCAAAGCCTGAATTTGACGAGCCTGAAGAAACTACCGAACCTACCGTTACCTGCAAATCCACCACTACTTCTACTGCTTCCATCAGCTGGAACAGTGTTGACGGTGTTTCCAAGTACGGCGTATTCGGTTACACCAACGGCAAGTGGTCCAAGCTTGCTGAAACAGCAAGTACTTCCTACAACTTCAGCGGTCTGAAGGCAGGCACAAGCTACAAGGTAGCTGTTCTTGCAAATAAGAACGGAAGCTACAGCGGAGATTTCTCAAAGGCTATAACCTTTAAAACAAAGACAGAGAGCAGTTCTACAAATGATCCTGTGATCAATGTTAAAGTAGAATACAGCGAACAGTATCACCAGATAAGATTCAGCTGGTCACCTGTAAAGGGCGCTACTAACTACGGCATAGCTGTATATCTTGCTGGTAAGTGGAGAGTTCAGACATCCAAGATACCTGCATCTACTCTCAGCTACATCACTCCCAAGAACCTGACACCCGGCATGACCTATAGGGTCGCAATCGCAGCTAAGGTCAACGGCGAATGGACACCTAATAATCCTGTTAAGAACTATATAAAAGTTACTGTAAGGTAATAGAATGATCTTTAACGGCAGTTTCTTCGGAAACTGCCGTTTTTTGCTGCACTAAAATTAATAACCGAAATACGAAATAATTCGAGATATAATAACGAGCCTATCCGATAAAAACAGACAGGCTCGTTTTCCTTGTTTATAGTAAAATCATTAAATTGCGCAATATACAGACAAAAAAATATCCGCTCCAAACGGAACGGATATTATTTTTGCAATAATTACTCAGCCTGAGGAGCACCAACAGGGCAAGTACCTGCACAAGCGCCGCAATCCAGACAAGCAGATGCGTCAATAGCATACTTGCCATCAGCCTCGGAAATAGCGCCAACAGGACATTCAGCAGCGCAAGCGCCGCAACCGATGCAATCTTCACTGATCTTATAAGCCATAGTAATATACCTCCTTGAAATCCTTAACGGAGAAACAGCCTTCTTTTCCGTTCTCCATAATATATAATAGCACATTTTCACGAATAGTCAAGGGATTTTATGAAAATTTAATGAAATATTAATAAACGATTAGTTGCGGCTAACCAATTCAATAGTTAGTCTGATATAATATCATTTTTATAATTGCATTACTGCCTGCGAAAGCTAAAAATACACAGTAAATACGTAATATTTGAGATAAATGATGTGAATTGCAAATTCAATAAAACCTATATATCCCGTTGGTTTTCGAGCATATTAGGAAGATAAATGTTAGCTTCGATTAACATTTTATTCACACAAAAAGCAGGTGCTCCCTAATACGGAAGCACCTGTAAACTATATGCTTATCCTGAAAAAAACTCTAAAATGAACCACATAGGCAAACTCAGCACAAAGCTTAGAATATTTGCAACGATCGCATAGCGTGCGCCTCTTCCTTCTAGGTATCCTCATCGGGAGTATTTTTCACTGTAAGATCAATGCTGGGCTTGGGACCCATATCGGCGTATACAGGCATAGCTGTAACTGTGATCAAAACTAAAACGGTGATCAGCGCAAATATTCTTTTTTTCAATTAAAATCAGACCCTTTCTTCACATCAGAACTTTGTAAGTTCGTCAGCGGCAAGAAGTCTGTAACCTGCATCGGTCAGCGCCTCGATAGCATTTTCGTTGCTGTCAACGCGGAGTATAAGGCAGGCTGTTACCTCGGAGGGATTCAGAAAAGCGGAGTACATATACTCAACACTGATGTTAGCCTTGTAAAGGGTCTTCATGATAGAAGCCATTCCGCCCGGCTTGTCCTCAGCGGTAACTGCGATGACATTTGTTACCTTTACCAGGTAATCAGCCTCTTTCAGGCACTCGATAGCCTTGTCGGTATCATCAACGATAAGTCTGAGGATACCGAAATCACTGCTGTCAGCAGTAGTTATAGCTCGGATATTGATATTGCCGTCTTTGAGGGTATGTGTAACGTCCGACAGTCTGCCGGGCTTGTTTTCAACAAATATAGATAACTGCTTTATAGTCATTGTTCTAACCTTCTTTCTTGTTTATCGTTTTTTTTGATAGTCTTTATTATGCTGCTCCGTTCTTTTAATAGTAAACAGCAACGCCGTGAAATCACATCATTGTTGTTCTCTCCGTAATAGTTTTGTATCAGTTCTGCGGCTACCTGCCGCTCACATAATATATACGTTTCGGAGATTGATTTTTTTGATGTGATTATCAACAAATATACGGAGCGTTAGATGTGATGATTGCACAAGATCTGCAAGCTGTTTATCGATTATTTAGATCGTCTTTTTCAAGCTTCTCCATCTCTTTTAACATCCTGCGGTTATCAGCTTTTCTCTTAGTTACCATTTCAACTGTAGATGCTGTAAGACCTATAAAAGTGCCTAAAAATATCACAACTAAAGCAGGAAAATTTACAGGATCATAGTCAGTGATCCTATAATTGGTCGCAGAGTAAAGATCAGTGTTTCCCAAAATTGCGGAATTGACCACCCAACAGACCATGGATATAATCACAGCAAGGAAAGCGGATACTCTGATGCCTTTCGCGCCATTTCCAAGAATATCTTTGCGCATCAGAAAGAACAGTATCGCATACACTGCCGCCCCTATACCTAAGATCATTCAATCGTCTCCTTAATATCTCTTTCTATTGGTCGGCTGTAAAAAGCACCCACAGACCATGTTCTGCCGCATATCTCCAAAAACTAAGACTATCCTGCAGATATTCCAGCGTATACTCGTAGTCTTCTTCGCCCTTGTCTTCGTACTCATCGGCAGGGATAGCAAAGTATCTGCGCCTGATCTCACTGTCTTCAAGACCCTGCAAAGCTTCATATACTTTTCTGACTTCATCGGGAGTTTTAGCTGTAATGATGTAGTCATCGTGATCTTCATCGAAATAAAGTACCTCACCGCCAAGCACAGCCTTTGCAAGAGGTTCTTCGCCGCCAAAGGAAAGCGTTCCGTCTGTCAGCAAGCGGTGCATAGCATCCCAGGACTTGTCGAGTTCATAAGTACGCTCTGGATATTCCTCGAAATACTCCTCCTCCAGTTCCTCGGATATATATTCGGGGCGTTCTTCCAATAGCATATCTCCGAGTTTTCTGACAACATCTTCGGGGACTGCAAAAAGCACACCCAGACAACTCATACCAGTTTCCTCTTGTCGATAACTCTGACAGCCTTACCCTCTGAACGTGGGATGCTCTTAGGCTCAACAAGGCTTATCTTAGCCTTTATGCCGAGTATCTGTACGATATCAGCGCTGAGCTTCTTTTCAAGTTCAGATACGGACTTGATGGTATCACCGATCATATCGTCTGTCAGTTCTACCTTGATCTCAAAGGTATCTGCATTACCTATTCTGTCAACTACGATCTGATAGTTGGGCTGAGCCTTGAAGTCCTTCAGCAGAACGGTCTCGATCTGGGACGGGAATACGTTTACGCCCTTGATTATCAGCATATCATCGCTTCTGCCCATGGGCTTGCACATCTTGATGAGTGTTCTGCCGCAGGAACATTTTTTGCGGTTGAGAATGCAGATGTCTCTTGTGCGGTATCTCAGCAGAGGGAAAGCTTCCTTGGTGATGCTTGTGAACACCAGCTCGCCCTTTTCACCCTCGGGAAGTACCTCACCGGTATCGGGATCGATTATTTCAGCGATGAAGTGGTCTTCGTTTATGTGCATACCTGTCTGTTCT from Ruminococcus albus AD2013 includes:
- a CDS encoding ACT domain-containing protein codes for the protein MTIKQLSIFVENKPGRLSDVTHTLKDGNINIRAITTADSSDFGILRLIVDDTDKAIECLKEADYLVKVTNVIAVTAEDKPGGMASIMKTLYKANISVEYMYSAFLNPSEVTACLILRVDSNENAIEALTDAGYRLLAADELTKF
- a CDS encoding DUF1877 family protein, with amino-acid sequence MSCLGVLFAVPEDVVRKLGDMLLEERPEYISEELEEEYFEEYPERTYELDKSWDAMHRLLTDGTLSFGGEEPLAKAVLGGEVLYFDEDHDDYIITAKTPDEVRKVYEALQGLEDSEIRRRYFAIPADEYEDKGEEDYEYTLEYLQDSLSFWRYAAEHGLWVLFTADQ